One part of the Thermanaeromonas sp. C210 genome encodes these proteins:
- a CDS encoding GumC family protein yields the protein MNGEEKGAWVDYEEIDLRRYLGILVKWKWLVAAVTVLAVATTGILSFFVLPPVYEARALLLVTQEEERHSVSPSQDSLESTMQVVSRLPEMTVNTYASQIKNEVVFSRVIERLGLDKNLYSPSSLAGMVKVQAIKDTNLIEVRVQNTNSKLAADIANAICEEFSKFVSENTRQQMTKSVEFLQEQQAATSKDLAAAMEKLKKFQQEPRSVEYLTNEMNTLLDNLAKYKTEADAAEIAAAQLEAAISKLEVQLAETPPKIKVQDVRPVLEDNGETAVPIEREEVNPAYTALQQEINNKKASLAEKRAQAAGLNSLIGQVEKRVKDLQMELTQKRMEEDKLMAEVESLKKAYNILSEKIVETKIAKSVNLGETDLLIASKAMAPTDPVKPKKSLNMALALVLGLIVGVILAFVAEHFDNTIRTPEDVERYLGLAVLGKIPQVEASETKS from the coding sequence ATGAACGGCGAGGAAAAGGGTGCATGGGTTGACTATGAAGAGATAGATCTGCGCCGATACCTCGGTATCTTGGTCAAGTGGAAGTGGCTGGTAGCCGCCGTTACGGTGCTGGCAGTAGCTACGACTGGCATTTTAAGTTTTTTTGTGTTGCCGCCCGTGTATGAGGCGCGGGCCCTTCTTTTGGTTACCCAAGAGGAGGAGAGGCATTCTGTTTCCCCCAGTCAAGATAGCCTCGAGAGTACCATGCAGGTGGTTTCCCGCCTTCCGGAAATGACCGTGAATACTTATGCAAGCCAGATTAAGAACGAGGTGGTCTTTAGCCGGGTTATTGAGCGGCTGGGCTTGGACAAAAACCTCTACAGCCCATCCAGCCTGGCGGGTATGGTTAAGGTGCAGGCTATTAAAGATACTAATCTCATTGAGGTTCGTGTGCAGAATACCAATAGTAAGCTTGCGGCAGACATTGCCAACGCCATATGCGAGGAATTCTCCAAGTTCGTTTCGGAAAATACCAGGCAGCAGATGACCAAATCCGTTGAGTTTCTCCAGGAGCAACAAGCGGCTACCTCCAAGGATTTGGCTGCGGCTATGGAGAAACTTAAGAAGTTCCAGCAAGAGCCGCGCAGTGTGGAATACCTGACCAATGAGATGAACACCCTCCTGGATAATTTGGCCAAGTACAAGACGGAGGCAGATGCGGCGGAAATAGCAGCGGCTCAACTAGAAGCCGCCATAAGCAAGCTAGAGGTGCAGCTTGCTGAAACTCCGCCTAAGATTAAGGTCCAGGATGTTCGACCTGTGCTTGAGGATAATGGGGAAACAGCAGTACCCATAGAGCGCGAAGAGGTCAATCCTGCTTACACCGCCCTGCAGCAGGAAATTAACAATAAGAAAGCGTCCCTGGCCGAAAAGAGAGCCCAAGCCGCGGGCTTGAACTCCCTTATTGGTCAGGTGGAAAAAAGGGTAAAGGACCTCCAGATGGAGTTAACCCAGAAACGGATGGAAGAAGACAAGTTGATGGCCGAGGTAGAAAGCTTGAAGAAAGCCTATAACATCCTTTCGGAAAAGATCGTAGAGACTAAGATTGCTAAGTCGGTTAACTTAGGGGAGACAGACCTCTTGATAGCCTCTAAGGCTATGGCTCCTACGGATCCTGTTAAGCCTAAGAAGTCGTTGAATATGGCCCTAGCCCTGGTGCTGGGCCTCATCGTGGGCGTAATTCTGGCATTTGTAGCCGAACACTTCGATAATACCATCCGGACACCGGAGGACGTAGAAAGGTATCTGGGGCTTGCCGTATTGGGCAAAATTCCCCAAGTGGAGGCTTCCGAAACTAAGTCTTAA
- a CDS encoding LapA family protein, producing MQLWGVLALVFVLLIAVFAVQNAVPVDIHFLMWTFPGVSLVIVIFASALAGALIVVFLGILGFFKNRRKRAKEARGQQSAVAKTAGGGEGGTPEKEGGHAAGPGKTGPGA from the coding sequence ATGCAGCTTTGGGGTGTGCTGGCCCTGGTTTTTGTTTTGTTGATAGCGGTGTTCGCGGTGCAGAACGCCGTCCCGGTGGACATCCACTTTTTGATGTGGACCTTCCCCGGGGTATCGCTGGTTATTGTTATTTTCGCCTCGGCCCTGGCCGGAGCGCTCATCGTGGTGTTTCTGGGGATCCTGGGCTTTTTTAAAAACCGCCGCAAGAGGGCCAAAGAAGCCCGGGGCCAGCAGTCTGCGGTAGCGAAGACCGCCGGTGGCGGGGAAGGTGGGACGCCGGAAAAGGAAGGCGGGCATGCTGCCGGACCGGGCAAGACTGGCCCGGGCGCGTAA
- a CDS encoding O-antigen ligase family protein encodes MGRKALYGTRLLNVNLKPFTAFAFLILLTAAPLSRGLFFPSEYLVAYQLVAVIFTLVALDRLNRREGLGPFSVPDYLPLAMAGMYLLSLVVAVNKSGAAREALEALSLCLLFWSVSRYIQGIRDVQFFLRAIFLSSLIVSLVGLGAAAGLVEFPGAYEGGVIHSTLQYRNALAAFLAASQIVGLYLWLFAGSTLGRGLLGPANLILTITLILTQSRGGWILYFLALAVWFAGLPRERLVRGFYQVSFNALIAMAASRSFWLNMAQSNGYGPVKVLGFYLALSCAVSLAMEVVSRGRIRLEMTPVIRNMVVYGGAIYILAVLVIYLVYVAGAVPRAAAQFLPAPVVQRAATISGTDPSFVGRIAYYKDALELIRRHPWLGTGGGGWNALYHRYQESQYFSSEVHNHFLQVWVETGPIGATVFALIWVWAVICLLRLWRRFRRERDDLWPSAWSASIGALTLGVHSFFDFDFSLPAMGMVAWCLLGVLRGRERLLQGAPSEIQGRRLLFQGALSLVLAGALLGPAYSFYQAGVIGAEGARNMAEGNYRLAKELLLKAERLDPFSASYPADLAQVNAVLGLAGDDLEVLEESVVKAKRAVRLEPYNPKVRVALSFAYMIQGLVDQGVAEARALIDINPLDVTAYEHLGRTYIAAARYYLEQREIYMARPYIQKARQLPDLVQARAKQVSPGRWQGPRLEVTPVINLVAGQAAYLEGQYQEAISLLQAARKQAAIAAEAMVWEAAASFKAGQEDLAQKLLNEARAKDDRVAEYYRRLLALKPVK; translated from the coding sequence TTGGGTAGAAAGGCATTATACGGCACGCGCCTGCTAAACGTAAACCTTAAGCCCTTTACTGCCTTCGCTTTCCTAATATTGCTCACGGCTGCTCCTCTTTCCCGGGGCCTGTTTTTCCCCTCTGAATATCTCGTGGCCTACCAGTTGGTGGCAGTAATTTTTACCTTAGTGGCCCTGGATAGGCTAAATAGGCGTGAGGGACTGGGCCCTTTTTCTGTGCCTGATTATTTGCCCCTGGCTATGGCGGGTATGTATTTGCTTTCGCTGGTAGTTGCCGTTAATAAGAGCGGTGCAGCCAGGGAAGCCCTGGAGGCCCTTTCTCTGTGTTTGCTTTTTTGGAGCGTATCCCGGTACATTCAAGGGATCCGCGACGTGCAATTTTTCCTGAGGGCGATATTCTTATCCAGTCTGATAGTGAGCCTGGTGGGTTTAGGTGCAGCGGCAGGGCTGGTAGAGTTTCCCGGCGCTTATGAAGGGGGAGTAATACACTCTACTCTGCAGTACCGGAATGCCCTGGCCGCTTTCCTCGCAGCCTCCCAAATTGTGGGACTGTATTTGTGGTTGTTCGCCGGCAGCACCCTGGGTAGGGGTTTGCTGGGACCGGCTAACCTCATTTTAACCATCACCCTTATATTAACCCAGTCCAGGGGAGGTTGGATTCTCTACTTTCTGGCGCTGGCAGTTTGGTTTGCCGGGCTTCCCCGGGAACGCTTGGTACGAGGCTTTTACCAGGTTTCCTTCAATGCCCTGATTGCTATGGCGGCCAGCCGTTCCTTCTGGCTTAACATGGCACAGTCAAACGGCTACGGGCCCGTAAAAGTTTTAGGGTTTTATCTAGCTCTATCCTGCGCCGTTAGCCTGGCCATGGAAGTGGTCAGCCGGGGGCGGATTAGGCTGGAAATGACCCCTGTAATAAGGAATATGGTTGTTTACGGTGGAGCTATATATATTCTGGCGGTGCTGGTGATTTACCTTGTTTATGTGGCCGGGGCTGTACCGAGGGCTGCAGCCCAGTTTCTACCCGCTCCGGTAGTCCAGCGGGCTGCCACCATCAGCGGTACCGATCCCAGTTTTGTAGGGCGTATTGCCTACTACAAGGATGCTCTGGAATTAATACGCCGCCATCCCTGGCTGGGTACGGGAGGGGGAGGTTGGAACGCCCTTTATCACCGGTACCAGGAATCCCAGTATTTTTCTTCGGAAGTGCACAATCACTTCCTCCAGGTATGGGTAGAGACCGGGCCCATTGGGGCTACTGTTTTTGCACTGATATGGGTATGGGCGGTAATCTGCCTATTGAGACTTTGGAGGAGATTTCGGCGGGAAAGGGACGATTTGTGGCCGAGTGCCTGGAGTGCCAGTATAGGGGCCCTTACCCTGGGGGTCCACAGCTTTTTCGACTTCGATTTCTCGCTACCGGCTATGGGGATGGTGGCCTGGTGCCTTCTGGGCGTGCTCCGCGGTAGGGAAAGGCTGCTCCAGGGGGCCCCTTCTGAGATTCAGGGACGCCGCCTTCTCTTCCAAGGAGCGTTGAGTCTGGTTCTGGCAGGAGCCCTTTTGGGGCCGGCTTATAGTTTCTACCAGGCAGGGGTTATAGGTGCCGAGGGTGCTCGGAATATGGCTGAAGGTAATTACAGACTGGCTAAAGAGCTCTTGCTTAAGGCGGAGAGATTGGACCCCTTCTCGGCGAGTTATCCGGCAGACCTGGCTCAAGTTAACGCGGTGTTGGGCCTGGCCGGGGATGACCTCGAGGTGCTAGAAGAGTCAGTTGTTAAGGCCAAAAGGGCGGTGCGCCTCGAACCCTATAATCCCAAGGTTCGCGTGGCCCTATCCTTCGCCTATATGATCCAGGGCCTGGTTGACCAGGGAGTAGCCGAGGCCAGAGCACTAATTGATATCAATCCTTTAGATGTTACGGCCTATGAACACCTGGGCCGCACCTACATAGCCGCAGCCAGGTATTACCTGGAGCAGAGGGAAATTTATATGGCCCGCCCGTATATTCAGAAAGCCAGGCAGTTGCCAGACTTGGTTCAGGCCCGGGCGAAGCAGGTATCACCGGGCCGGTGGCAAGGTCCGCGGCTGGAAGTTACTCCAGTGATAAATCTGGTAGCCGGCCAGGCTGCTTACTTGGAAGGGCAATACCAGGAGGCTATCTCTTTACTGCAAGCAGCCAGGAAACAAGCCGCAATTGCCGCCGAGGCTATGGTGTGGGAAGCAGCAGCTTCCTTTAAGGCCGGGCAAGAAGATTTGGCCCAGAAGCTGCTAAATGAAGCCCGGGCAAAGGATGACCGGGTGGCCGAATATTACCGGCGGCTTTTGGCCTTAAAGCCCGTCAAGTGA
- a CDS encoding tungsten cofactor oxidoreductase radical SAM maturase: MNPRPGVREEIEGASIIYRALPDLRRLYVEATNRCDAGCIMCVRRTWGESEGDLGFELFRALMEEVPRFPRWEWLCFGGFGEPLLHPRLPDMVSLARRAGLRIKISTNGRYLSALAPELVRRGVEEVIVSCDSSREEGYASLRGGSLAQLEEGIRALNRAKERHGSPYPRLVVEFVAMRSNLEELKELPALAARWGAMALLVTNLLPYSEGLKEEILYSCAHVRQVRQAGGFSPEEPADIASTVWEAAAAKWFTWGTAKLPRMVWGASRHCRFIDSYSAVVTWEGDVVPCYALSHSYSCYVFGRRKEVKKYSFGNLRQQDLYAIWTSEEYVRFRGRVRLFRFPSCVDCELAYTCDYPAANEDCWGNSPSCADCLWAQDMIKCP; encoded by the coding sequence TTGAACCCGCGGCCGGGGGTCCGGGAAGAGATCGAAGGCGCCAGCATAATATACCGGGCCCTGCCCGATCTCCGGCGCCTTTACGTAGAAGCTACGAACCGGTGTGATGCGGGCTGCATCATGTGCGTGCGGCGCACCTGGGGGGAATCCGAGGGTGATTTGGGTTTCGAGCTGTTCCGGGCCCTCATGGAGGAGGTGCCCCGGTTCCCCCGGTGGGAATGGCTCTGCTTCGGCGGTTTCGGGGAACCCCTTCTCCACCCCCGGCTGCCGGACATGGTAAGTCTGGCCCGAAGGGCCGGCTTGAGGATAAAGATTTCCACCAATGGCCGGTACCTGTCCGCCCTGGCGCCGGAGCTGGTGAGGCGGGGAGTAGAGGAAGTAATAGTTTCCTGCGACAGTTCCCGGGAAGAGGGTTATGCTTCCCTGCGGGGCGGCTCCCTGGCGCAGTTGGAAGAAGGCATCCGGGCCCTGAACAGGGCCAAGGAACGGCATGGGAGCCCCTATCCCCGGCTGGTGGTAGAGTTCGTGGCCATGAGGAGCAACCTGGAGGAACTCAAAGAGCTCCCGGCGCTGGCCGCGCGCTGGGGGGCTATGGCCCTGCTGGTAACTAACCTCCTTCCTTACAGCGAGGGGCTTAAGGAAGAGATCCTCTACTCCTGCGCCCATGTCCGCCAGGTGCGCCAAGCCGGGGGATTTTCGCCGGAGGAACCGGCGGACATAGCCTCGACCGTATGGGAAGCGGCGGCCGCGAAGTGGTTCACCTGGGGAACGGCGAAGCTCCCGCGGATGGTGTGGGGCGCCTCCCGCCACTGCCGCTTTATAGATTCTTACTCCGCCGTAGTTACCTGGGAGGGCGACGTGGTGCCCTGCTATGCTCTGTCCCATTCCTACTCCTGCTATGTCTTCGGCCGACGGAAGGAAGTGAAGAAGTACTCCTTCGGCAATCTCCGGCAGCAGGACCTCTACGCCATCTGGACCTCCGAGGAATATGTGCGGTTCCGCGGAAGGGTGAGGCTGTTCCGGTTTCCCTCCTGTGTGGACTGCGAGCTGGCCTACACCTGCGATTACCCGGCGGCCAACGAAGACTGTTGGGGCAATTCCCCTTCTTGTGCCGACTGCCTGTGGGCCCAGGATATGATTAAGTGTCCGTGA
- a CDS encoding MoaD/ThiS family protein, whose product MSTLKVDVRLYATLSKYSPAGGESRSFTMEVERGTTLAQLYEILRIPPGEIKQAFINGRRVEEDYVLQDKDEIGVFPPVAGG is encoded by the coding sequence GTGAGCACGTTGAAGGTTGACGTACGCCTGTATGCCACTTTGAGCAAATACAGCCCTGCCGGAGGGGAGTCGCGCTCCTTTACCATGGAAGTCGAGCGGGGTACCACTTTGGCCCAATTGTATGAAATACTGCGGATACCCCCGGGAGAAATAAAGCAGGCCTTTATCAACGGCCGCAGGGTAGAGGAAGATTACGTGTTGCAGGACAAGGATGAAATCGGGGTGTTCCCCCCGGTAGCCGGGGGATAG
- a CDS encoding GntR family transcriptional regulator: MSNVVNPRRVKKLTAVQEALEILREMIASAEIEEAGRLPAEDELAARLGISRLTVREALAVLEREGVIARVQGRGTLVNRFARRLTGRIDSAREIGKFIEENGYRASTDRVKGRWQPAAPPEAAKLEIEPGEEVLVVEKRFLADGKPAAFCVDRVPRRRFSRFDFDIPDLAKAVFPLVERLCNCYLTHDVVEIIPAVAEGRLAEALQVGPGTPILRLDVVVYASEGYPVMYNTEYYLDHFVRFTLCRIAAYMT; the protein is encoded by the coding sequence ATGAGCAATGTGGTGAACCCCCGCAGGGTGAAAAAGTTGACAGCGGTGCAGGAGGCCCTGGAGATCCTGCGCGAGATGATCGCATCGGCGGAAATCGAGGAGGCCGGGCGGCTGCCGGCGGAGGATGAGCTGGCGGCCCGCCTGGGCATCAGCCGGCTGACCGTGAGGGAGGCCCTGGCGGTGCTGGAACGGGAAGGGGTTATCGCCCGGGTTCAGGGACGGGGCACCCTGGTCAATCGTTTTGCCCGGCGGCTGACGGGCCGGATCGATTCGGCCCGGGAGATCGGTAAGTTCATCGAGGAAAACGGGTACCGGGCATCCACGGACCGGGTGAAAGGCCGGTGGCAGCCGGCCGCACCGCCGGAAGCGGCCAAACTGGAGATAGAGCCGGGAGAAGAGGTGCTGGTGGTGGAAAAGCGCTTCCTGGCGGACGGGAAGCCGGCGGCCTTTTGTGTCGACCGCGTTCCCAGGAGGCGTTTTAGTCGCTTCGATTTTGATATCCCGGATCTGGCCAAGGCCGTTTTCCCTCTGGTGGAACGCCTCTGCAACTGTTATCTTACCCACGATGTAGTGGAAATCATACCGGCGGTGGCCGAGGGACGGCTGGCCGAAGCCCTGCAGGTGGGGCCGGGCACGCCTATCTTAAGGCTGGATGTGGTGGTGTATGCGTCCGAGGGGTACCCGGTCATGTACAATACCGAGTACTACCTGGACCACTTTGTACGCTTCACCCTGTGCCGCATAGCGGCTTACATGACCTGA
- a CDS encoding helix-turn-helix domain-containing protein yields MCAGEGKLVVARLTLAELELQVALLARAGLKRWEIAASLGIKPGTVKSQLERITAKLGPGWRDRPDIVWPEVAEEVLQAVKWVQDRNEEEAYFRGFRAAVEGGIAPEEAGILRLQGVLSAAGRAYLRRARALQWKLLLWGDGRILRVGAAARFWIKPALSFLVAGKYIRYLRADSGEEPYRPWWLPYTGGRVRAAKAAFYKMPTAADRDYVGNYLEDWIDRELPAYVTRLHKRMQQRWLALRLIARSAGRKEPEPPPSPEELFSEAQECLGTGRAVIIAAED; encoded by the coding sequence ATGTGTGCAGGGGAGGGCAAACTCGTTGTTGCCCGGCTTACCCTGGCAGAGCTGGAACTGCAGGTAGCCCTGCTGGCCAGGGCCGGGTTAAAACGGTGGGAGATAGCGGCTTCTCTTGGTATTAAGCCGGGTACTGTTAAATCACAGCTTGAAAGAATTACCGCTAAGCTGGGCCCCGGCTGGAGGGACCGGCCGGATATCGTGTGGCCGGAGGTGGCCGAAGAAGTTCTGCAGGCCGTCAAGTGGGTGCAGGACCGGAATGAGGAAGAGGCCTATTTCCGGGGCTTTCGCGCAGCGGTGGAAGGGGGCATAGCCCCTGAGGAGGCCGGGATCCTTCGGCTACAGGGCGTCCTGTCCGCCGCGGGAAGGGCATACCTGCGCCGGGCCCGGGCCCTCCAGTGGAAGCTGCTTCTGTGGGGAGACGGCCGTATCCTGCGCGTGGGCGCAGCCGCGCGCTTTTGGATAAAGCCCGCCCTGAGCTTTCTGGTGGCCGGAAAATATATAAGGTACTTACGCGCCGACAGCGGTGAGGAGCCCTACCGGCCGTGGTGGCTGCCTTACACCGGCGGCCGCGTACGGGCGGCAAAGGCCGCTTTTTATAAAATGCCCACCGCCGCCGACCGCGATTACGTGGGTAATTACCTGGAGGACTGGATCGATAGAGAGCTGCCGGCGTACGTAACCCGCCTCCACAAGCGCATGCAGCAGCGGTGGCTCGCGTTAAGGCTCATAGCCCGCAGCGCCGGCCGAAAGGAGCCGGAACCCCCTCCTTCACCGGAAGAGCTCTTTTCAGAGGCGCAGGAGTGCTTGGGAACAGGCCGCGCCGTAATAATAGCTGCGGAAGATTAG
- a CDS encoding aldehyde ferredoxin oxidoreductase family protein, translated as MAYIVRVNMTEGTVKFEEVPAKYRTLGGRALTSRIVYDEVPATCHPLGPNNKVVFAPGIVTGTSAPSSGRISVGGKSPLTGGIKEANAGTPAAQSLAKMGVKAIIVEGRPREKGQFFLLRLNKDGGSLEPAGDLVGLGLYDFARRVKERYGDVDFAVTGPAGERFLSMAGVCFNDKDDRPSRYAGRGGLGAVMGAKGLKGIVIDSSGAPGVQVADPDLFKAGQRKLVEALREHGVTKPGGTLNAYGTAALINVLNEAGGLPTRNFSAGRFEGAGKIAGETIAEIISRRKGQGATGHACHPGCIIQCSNIWARPDGSEHVSCLEYESVWALGANCGIDDIDAVAELIWICNDTGLDTIEAGVTLGVAMEAGLIKFGDAQGAINLLKECAKGTPLGYIIGHGAAFTGRAFGVTRVPAVKGQGMPAYEPRAVKGIGITYMTSTMGADHTAGYTIAPEILSVGGKADPLSPVGKAEMSRDFQATTAFIDSSGYCLFTTFALLDIPTGMEGMVETVNGVLGTAWTTEDVVRVGKDILKQERSFNEAAGLGKAHDRPPEFMRYEPLPPHNSVYDVPDEELDKVFGEM; from the coding sequence ATGGCCTACATCGTCCGGGTCAACATGACCGAGGGCACCGTAAAATTCGAGGAAGTACCGGCCAAGTACCGTACTCTCGGCGGACGGGCGCTCACCTCCCGTATAGTTTACGACGAAGTGCCGGCTACGTGCCATCCCCTGGGGCCTAACAATAAGGTGGTCTTCGCCCCCGGCATAGTAACGGGCACCTCCGCCCCGTCCTCGGGCCGCATATCGGTGGGAGGAAAGTCACCCTTAACCGGCGGTATTAAGGAGGCCAACGCCGGAACGCCGGCGGCCCAGAGCCTGGCCAAGATGGGCGTCAAAGCCATCATAGTAGAAGGCCGGCCGCGGGAGAAGGGCCAGTTCTTCCTTTTACGGCTAAACAAGGACGGCGGCAGCCTGGAGCCGGCGGGGGATCTGGTGGGCCTGGGGCTTTACGATTTCGCCCGGCGCGTAAAAGAGAGGTACGGAGACGTGGATTTCGCGGTCACCGGTCCCGCGGGGGAGAGGTTTCTTTCCATGGCCGGTGTATGCTTCAACGATAAGGACGACCGTCCCAGCCGCTATGCCGGCCGCGGGGGACTGGGGGCAGTAATGGGTGCCAAGGGCCTGAAGGGTATAGTCATAGACTCCTCCGGGGCACCGGGGGTCCAGGTGGCCGATCCGGACCTTTTCAAGGCGGGCCAGCGCAAGCTGGTGGAGGCCTTGAGGGAACACGGAGTCACCAAACCGGGCGGTACCCTCAATGCTTACGGCACGGCCGCCCTTATCAATGTTTTGAATGAAGCCGGCGGACTTCCCACGCGCAATTTCAGCGCCGGCAGATTTGAAGGAGCAGGCAAGATTGCCGGCGAGACGATAGCGGAGATCATCTCCCGGAGGAAAGGCCAGGGCGCCACTGGGCACGCCTGCCACCCGGGCTGCATCATCCAGTGCAGCAATATATGGGCCCGGCCGGACGGCTCAGAGCACGTGTCTTGCCTGGAATACGAGTCGGTATGGGCCCTGGGGGCCAACTGCGGGATAGATGATATAGACGCCGTAGCGGAACTGATATGGATCTGCAACGATACCGGCCTGGACACCATTGAAGCCGGGGTCACCCTGGGGGTGGCCATGGAGGCCGGGCTCATAAAGTTCGGAGATGCCCAGGGGGCCATAAACCTCCTGAAGGAATGCGCTAAGGGTACTCCCCTGGGGTACATAATAGGCCACGGCGCCGCCTTTACCGGTCGGGCCTTCGGCGTTACCCGCGTTCCCGCCGTAAAGGGCCAGGGCATGCCGGCCTATGAGCCCCGGGCGGTCAAAGGAATCGGCATAACCTATATGACCTCCACCATGGGCGCGGACCACACCGCGGGCTACACCATAGCGCCGGAGATTCTATCCGTAGGGGGCAAGGCGGACCCGCTGTCCCCGGTGGGCAAGGCCGAGATGTCCCGGGACTTCCAGGCCACTACCGCCTTTATAGACAGCTCGGGCTACTGCCTGTTCACCACCTTTGCTCTCCTGGATATTCCCACCGGGATGGAAGGCATGGTGGAAACGGTAAACGGAGTGCTGGGCACCGCATGGACCACCGAGGATGTGGTAAGGGTGGGTAAAGACATCCTCAAACAGGAGCGGAGCTTTAACGAAGCCGCGGGCCTGGGCAAGGCCCATGACCGCCCGCCGGAGTTCATGCGCTACGAGCCCCTGCCTCCCCATAACAGTGTCTACGACGTACCCGATGAGGAACTGGATAAGGTGTTCGGGGAGATGTAG
- a CDS encoding CpsD/CapB family tyrosine-protein kinase has protein sequence MAVSTEQKVLAPVIRSQPKSPVSEAFRTLRTNIKYASVDRPLKSILFTSPAPSEGKSTVTANFALTLAQAGYKVLLVDCDMRKPVQHKIFSLKNHRGLTNILVEGKAVKELVNVVEPEGLELLTTGPIPPNPAELLGSARMASLLGELGQSYDMVILDTPPVIAVTDAVLLAPQVSGVVLVLKAGTTLVEMAREAKEQLERVNARILGVVLNGIKRKGSGYYHYYYYYYGND, from the coding sequence ATGGCAGTATCGACGGAGCAAAAGGTTTTGGCGCCTGTTATCCGGTCCCAACCCAAGTCGCCGGTATCCGAGGCTTTTAGAACCTTGAGAACCAACATAAAGTATGCTTCGGTAGACCGGCCGTTAAAATCCATACTGTTCACCAGTCCAGCCCCTTCAGAGGGCAAATCAACGGTGACGGCTAACTTTGCCTTAACATTAGCTCAGGCAGGATATAAGGTGCTGCTGGTGGATTGCGACATGCGGAAACCGGTCCAGCACAAGATATTCAGCCTTAAGAACCACCGGGGCCTCACCAATATTTTAGTGGAAGGTAAGGCGGTTAAAGAACTGGTGAACGTGGTTGAGCCGGAAGGGTTGGAATTACTTACCACAGGCCCCATCCCCCCCAACCCAGCCGAACTTTTAGGGTCCGCCAGGATGGCCAGCCTGCTAGGGGAACTGGGCCAAAGTTACGATATGGTTATCCTGGATACACCGCCCGTAATAGCGGTTACCGATGCTGTGCTCCTGGCGCCGCAGGTGAGCGGGGTGGTATTAGTCCTTAAGGCCGGCACGACACTGGTAGAGATGGCGAGGGAGGCCAAAGAGCAGCTTGAGCGGGTTAACGCCAGGATTCTGGGAGTTGTCTTAAATGGAATTAAACGCAAGGGCAGTGGATATTACCACTACTATTACTACTATTACGGGAATGATTGA
- a CDS encoding tyrosine-protein phosphatase — protein sequence MELNARAVDITTTITTITGMIDVHVHILPGLDDGASSDEEALKMARAACKGETMAVVATPHFLPGNWPGKSRVVDLVTELQGKLDEQKIALRVYPGGEVYLEPELAEKIQDVPLFGGQSNYLLVELPFDDLPLFTEEVLFQLRLKDVVPVLAHPERNRVIGEDLTVLAKWIQQGVLVQVNAGSLTGAFGRKVQAVAEAMVKAKMVHFVGSDGHSAHRRPPILTEAKSKVAGIAGEEEAERLCCQNAALLLAGEQIEVPEPEYPPRRSTLFCIRRLARMIRN from the coding sequence ATGGAATTAAACGCAAGGGCAGTGGATATTACCACTACTATTACTACTATTACGGGAATGATTGATGTACATGTACATATTCTGCCCGGACTGGATGATGGGGCTTCTAGCGACGAGGAAGCCCTAAAGATGGCCAGGGCGGCCTGTAAGGGGGAAACCATGGCTGTTGTGGCCACGCCTCATTTTTTGCCGGGAAACTGGCCGGGTAAAAGCCGGGTGGTAGACCTGGTAACTGAACTCCAAGGGAAACTAGATGAACAAAAGATTGCCTTACGGGTATATCCCGGGGGTGAGGTTTATCTAGAGCCCGAGCTAGCGGAGAAAATCCAGGACGTGCCCCTTTTTGGGGGCCAAAGTAACTATCTTCTGGTAGAACTTCCCTTCGATGACCTTCCACTTTTTACAGAAGAAGTGCTTTTTCAGTTGCGCTTAAAGGATGTAGTTCCGGTTCTGGCTCATCCTGAGCGGAACCGCGTAATAGGAGAAGATTTGACCGTACTGGCTAAATGGATACAGCAGGGAGTGCTGGTACAAGTAAACGCTGGAAGCCTTACCGGGGCTTTTGGCCGCAAGGTGCAGGCGGTGGCTGAAGCCATGGTTAAGGCCAAAATGGTACATTTCGTCGGGTCAGATGGGCATTCTGCCCACCGGAGACCCCCTATCTTGACGGAAGCTAAAAGCAAGGTTGCCGGAATAGCCGGAGAAGAAGAGGCGGAGCGTTTATGTTGCCAAAATGCCGCACTTCTGCTGGCGGGAGAACAAATAGAAGTTCCCGAACCTGAATACCCGCCACGGCGAAGTACCCTTTTTTGCATCCGTCGGCTGGCAAGAATGATAAGAAATTAA